The sequence tCTGCTGGAAGGCGACCCGAGGAGCTCTGCCGCGAGCGACCGGACCCGGGCGCCGGAGAGGTTGGGACTGCGAAGGATGCGGCCATAACAGGTGACATTCCAATAACGACTATCCCCCTTGTTGAACCTCACTGTGATAGCGGTCAAGAGACGGCAGCCGCCCCTGACCCTTCCTCTGTTGATCCACCCTCAGAGCAATCGATTGATCGTATTTGTTTGATGTTTGCTGACGTGACTTCACTGAAAAGCTTTGACTCTCTTACAGGCTGCGGAGATATTATTGCGGACCATGAGGAGGATGTGGGCAGCGGGAGTGGCGGCTGCGAGAAGAGCACCCCCGGGGCCGGCAAGCTGGGTGCCTCCAAGAAGCACCCCACCATGGTGGCCTaccagggaggaggggaggagatggccAGCCCGGACCAGGTGGATGACACCTACCTGCAGGAGTTCTGGGATATGCTGTCGCAGACAGAGGAGACCCAGAcagaaggaggaggtggaggtggaggagggaCAAAGAAGCCTGAGGGGTTGAAGGAGAACCGAGGTATCGAGGGGCCCCAGAACAGGGTGGCGGTGAAACGTGGTGGCCTCCACCAGATCCCCGTTCACCTCAACCAcaaagaggagcagaagggcaggGATAAGGAGCAGCACGAAGGTGTCCCAAACAGCGACGAGGGCTACTGGGATTCCACCACCCCTGGTCCCGAGGAAGATGGTTCCACAAGCATCCAGAAGGAGACCATTCCCAGGGACAGCTACAGTGGGGATGCTCTCTACGACCTCTACACCGAGCCGGATGAGAACCCACCAGCAGGGCCTGCGGGCGAAGAGGTCACCTGCGTGCCACGTTCCAAGCCCGTGTCTCCAATAACGACCACGTGCTCACTGAAAACGCCCTCAAGCACAGTGAAGGACTCCAAGATACCCATCAGCATTAAACACCTTTCATCGCATCCTGCCAGCCATGGAGCAGACGCCAGTAACAGCCATCACGTCGCACACCATCACCTGGCCAAAAGCGAGATGCACAGAACAAAAATCCCTGTCTCCAAAGTACTGGTACGCCGGGTCAGTAACAGGGGCTTAGCAGGGACAACAGTGAAAGCTGCCACATACCAGGACAGTGCCAAAAAGTAGTTGAATAAGAGGTGGAGACAAAGACGGACAGCAAGGTTGGTGTGTGAAAGTCTGCGTAGGAGACCACAGATATTGAATTAGTTTTGCATCACCTGAAGAAAGGCACCTAAAAGGCTTACTTCACTGTATTCCATGGGCCTGCACTTCTGAATCCCTTCTTACTAGACTGTATGGCTGAATATAAGAAGTCGACTTCTTTTCgagcacttttttttacatttgtatcttttttctgcagcactAAACACTGGGGAGGTT comes from Buteo buteo chromosome 18, bButBut1.hap1.1, whole genome shotgun sequence and encodes:
- the AMER2 gene encoding APC membrane recruitment protein 2 isoform X1, which translates into the protein MDSHCDCAEPPAAEQPSGRINKTAFKLFKRRKSGGTMPSIFGVRSKGGEGKGASKGGMVRSRTHDGLADAVLESSKKEEPGGGGGPEPQSKEAQGRPAGSLGVSAGSSVAKSHSFFSLLRKNGRPENGKAESADQRAGGRQKKGLKGIFSSMRWHKKDKYGKEERGETSEIRSGLIMPGSLTASLECIKEETPKPLSETPNGAGDVGLEAPREKRGGEAHASAEEPEAGGGEPRDSGPPPGEDPTAAAAAAAAPAPAPAASDSAGRRPEELCRERPDPGAGEVGTAKDAAITGDIPITTIPLVEPHCDSGQETAAAPDPSSVDPPSEQSIDRICLMFADVTSLKSFDSLTGCGDIIADHEEDVGSGSGGCEKSTPGAGKLGASKKHPTMVAYQGGGEEMASPDQVDDTYLQEFWDMLSQTEETQTEGGGGGGGGTKKPEGLKENRGIEGPQNRVAVKRGGLHQIPVHLNHKEEQKGRDKEQHEGVPNSDEGYWDSTTPGPEEDGSTSIQKETIPRDSYSGDALYDLYTEPDENPPAGPAGEEVTCVPRSKPVSPITTTCSLKTPSSTVKDSKIPISIKHLSSHPASHGADASNSHHVAHHHLAKSEMHRTKIPVSKVLVRRVSNRGLAGTTVKAATYQDSAKK
- the AMER2 gene encoding APC membrane recruitment protein 2 isoform X2, with the translated sequence MDSHCDCAEPPAAEQPSGRINKTAFKLFKRRKSGGTMPSIFGVRSKGGEGKGASKGGMVRSRTHDGLADAVLESSKKEEPGGGGGPEPQSKEAQGRPAGSLGVSAGSSVAKSHSFFSLLRKNGRPENGKAESADQRAGGRQKKGLKGIFSSMRWHKKDKYGKEERGETSEIRSGLIMPGSLTASLECIKEETPKPLSETPNGAGDVGLEAPREKRGCGDIIADHEEDVGSGSGGCEKSTPGAGKLGASKKHPTMVAYQGGGEEMASPDQVDDTYLQEFWDMLSQTEETQTEGGGGGGGGTKKPEGLKENRGIEGPQNRVAVKRGGLHQIPVHLNHKEEQKGRDKEQHEGVPNSDEGYWDSTTPGPEEDGSTSIQKETIPRDSYSGDALYDLYTEPDENPPAGPAGEEVTCVPRSKPVSPITTTCSLKTPSSTVKDSKIPISIKHLSSHPASHGADASNSHHVAHHHLAKSEMHRTKIPVSKVLVRRVSNRGLAGTTVKAATYQDSAKK